A window of Pantanalinema sp. contains these coding sequences:
- a CDS encoding UbiA family prenyltransferase, whose product MQLRSFPVLDRPAAMPAEREAALPAREAPSWVKVLKLVQPYRGLTSMVALACGAAMAGGDLLSPHRLPTLAIAMILVGPLLNGAGHAINAYFDRHLPGFAERRLEAPTRLTSDGIVATIGILCLLSLVLAHQLGAFAFNVTGLTLAIHFALNAPPLSLRRQSWWNGLFFGIVSVAGPWVLGVTLEGSVTQSAVELAAIFSFGAVGLHLLDTLHQGEGERRAGLQTLAAVFGPEVGAGIAALIINTSLLGAAIACAGAQVMHAALGIALTMLAQVTLQFVGFRQSAGKREAFAVMSFVLYMGAMALAASALGQQVLEL is encoded by the coding sequence ATGCAGCTGAGGTCCTTTCCGGTGCTCGATCGTCCCGCGGCCATGCCCGCCGAGCGCGAGGCCGCGCTCCCGGCACGAGAGGCGCCGTCGTGGGTGAAGGTGCTCAAGCTGGTGCAGCCGTACCGGGGGCTGACGTCGATGGTCGCGCTCGCCTGCGGGGCGGCCATGGCCGGCGGGGATCTGCTCTCGCCCCATCGCCTGCCGACCCTCGCCATCGCGATGATCCTGGTCGGCCCGCTGCTCAACGGGGCGGGGCACGCCATCAACGCCTACTTCGATCGCCACCTCCCTGGCTTCGCCGAGCGCCGCCTCGAGGCCCCTACGCGCCTGACCTCGGACGGCATCGTCGCCACCATCGGCATCCTCTGCCTCCTTTCACTTGTTCTCGCCCACCAGCTGGGGGCCTTCGCCTTCAACGTCACGGGCCTGACCCTCGCGATCCACTTCGCCCTCAACGCGCCCCCCCTCAGCCTGAGGCGCCAGAGCTGGTGGAACGGCCTGTTCTTCGGTATCGTCTCGGTCGCCGGCCCCTGGGTGCTCGGAGTTACCCTGGAAGGGAGCGTCACCCAGAGCGCGGTGGAGCTCGCCGCCATCTTCTCGTTCGGGGCCGTCGGCCTTCACCTGCTGGACACCCTTCACCAGGGCGAGGGGGAGCGCCGCGCCGGCCTCCAGACCCTGGCCGCGGTGTTCGGGCCCGAGGTGGGCGCCGGCATCGCCGCCCTGATCATCAACACCAGCTTGCTCGGGGCCGCCATCGCCTGCGCGGGCGCCCAGGTCATGCACGCCGCGCTGGGGATCGCGCTGACCATGCTGGCGCAAGTCACCCTTCAGTTCGTCGGTTTCCGCCAGAGCGCGGGCAAGCGCGAGGCCTTCGCCGTGATGAGCTTCGTGCTGTACATGGGGGCCATGGCCCTTGCCGCATCCGCCCTGGGGCAACAGGTCCTCGAGCTCTGA
- a CDS encoding lytic transglycosylase domain-containing protein produces the protein MNATLEDTSLQLPRVALPRTTLAAWVLLLCAGSGWVIGSSPSTLSAPLVAKRQPVEAQPASAVRPAPTSRGPRQSRPVLPTADGPSYPYYKQIQAVAKKHRVAPELIAGIVRIESNFDRYCVSPVGAVGLMQLMPSTARGVARSMGLSHYDLYDPETNLELGTRYMTMLLSEFDGHIPTALSFYNAGRRGIVSRGVYRNRRYIRIVMDNYWDYVRNQPEAIAGRRF, from the coding sequence TTGAACGCTACGCTGGAGGATACGTCGCTCCAACTCCCGCGGGTCGCCCTGCCCCGCACCACCCTTGCCGCCTGGGTCTTGCTGCTGTGCGCGGGATCCGGCTGGGTGATCGGGTCGAGTCCGTCGACCCTTTCTGCACCCCTTGTCGCCAAGCGACAGCCGGTGGAGGCGCAGCCGGCAAGCGCCGTGAGGCCCGCGCCGACGTCGCGCGGTCCACGGCAGTCGCGCCCCGTCCTGCCGACGGCGGACGGCCCGAGCTACCCCTACTACAAGCAGATCCAGGCGGTCGCCAAGAAGCACCGCGTCGCCCCCGAGCTCATCGCCGGCATCGTGCGGATCGAGAGCAACTTCGATCGCTACTGCGTCAGCCCGGTGGGGGCGGTGGGTCTGATGCAGCTGATGCCCTCCACCGCGCGGGGCGTGGCGCGGTCCATGGGCCTGAGCCACTACGACCTGTACGACCCCGAGACGAACCTCGAGCTCGGCACCCGGTACATGACCATGCTGCTCAGCGAGTTCGACGGGCACATCCCCACCGCCCTGAGCTTCTACAACGCGGGCCGTCGAGGGATCGTCAGCCGCGGCGTCTACCGCAACCGCCGCTACATCCGGATCGTGATGGACAACTACTGGGACTACGTCCGCAACCAGCCCGAGGCGATCGCCGGGCGCAGGTTCTAG
- a CDS encoding BON domain-containing protein, whose amino-acid sequence MIKHGFCPTCGSFTAAASYIDGVDNRADRLDFRTDEEIAQQVREAIAGQGAIALDKLSVTVLNGVVTLSGQVEGKDFKRLAAELAYDVPSVIDVHNLLSIAGTRAT is encoded by the coding sequence ATGATCAAGCACGGCTTCTGCCCGACATGCGGCAGCTTCACCGCGGCCGCCAGCTACATCGACGGGGTGGACAACCGCGCCGATCGGCTCGACTTCCGGACCGACGAGGAGATCGCCCAGCAGGTGCGCGAGGCCATCGCGGGCCAGGGCGCGATCGCGCTCGACAAGCTGAGCGTGACGGTGCTGAACGGGGTCGTCACGCTCAGCGGCCAGGTCGAGGGCAAGGACTTCAAGCGGCTAGCAGCCGAGCTCGCCTACGACGTGCCGAGCGTCATCGACGTGCACAACCTGCTCTCGATCGCAGGCACCCGGGCGACGTGA
- a CDS encoding DUF896 domain-containing protein has protein sequence MITDDEIHRINHLARKAKAEGLSEEERAEQHALRMRYVAAVKRSLRGHLDHIRPEMAQSEQAPPA, from the coding sequence ATGATCACCGACGACGAGATCCACCGCATCAACCACCTGGCCCGCAAGGCCAAGGCCGAAGGCCTGAGCGAGGAAGAGCGGGCCGAGCAGCATGCGCTGCGCATGCGCTACGTGGCGGCGGTCAAGCGGAGCCTGAGGGGTCACCTGGACCACATCCGGCCCGAGATGGCGCAAAGCGAGCAAGCGCCGCCTGCCTAG
- a CDS encoding TraR/DksA C4-type zinc finger protein has protein sequence MQAVAHFREKLEAERERLRRQFTWVSEEATGLERSVQDAMPDSGDEEIADSATNTYTQELDAALARRALDRLSAVEAALQRIQVGQYGACVHCGKQIAEGRLETLPWAPYCMTCAQELEVLD, from the coding sequence ATGCAGGCAGTCGCACATTTCAGGGAGAAGCTCGAAGCGGAGCGGGAGCGTCTGAGGCGCCAGTTCACCTGGGTGTCCGAGGAGGCGACCGGCCTGGAGCGCTCGGTCCAGGACGCCATGCCCGACTCCGGGGACGAGGAGATCGCGGACTCGGCCACCAACACCTACACCCAGGAGCTCGACGCCGCCCTGGCGCGCAGGGCCCTTGATCGCCTCAGCGCCGTGGAGGCCGCCCTGCAGCGGATCCAGGTCGGCCAGTACGGGGCCTGCGTCCATTGCGGCAAGCAAATCGCCGAGGGTCGCCTCGAGACCTTGCCCTGGGCCCCCTACTGCATGACCTGCGCCCAGGAGCTGGAGGTGCTCGACTGA
- the ychF gene encoding redox-regulated ATPase YchF: MLRAGIVGLPNVGKSTLFNALTRAGAMAANYPFCTIDPNVGIVTVPDERLGVLQGIVKTTTVIPTAIEFVDIAGLVRGASKGEGLGNQFLAHIREVDAIVHVVRCFEDDNITHVDGGVDPIRDIETINLELALADLATVEKMLDRNRKMAKTGNKEAQAIMDVLEPIRLVLDQGKWARTVELTDEQQATLRTIPLLTSKPVIFAANVAEGDLANADALPLVQKVKEYAKAENAECVSISAQIEAELSTLSPEEAAEYLADLGVSESGLSKLISSTYRILDLITYFTAGVKEVRAWTITKGTLAPGAAGVIHSDFERGFIRAEVTAYGDLVTVGSESAAKEKGLLRLEGKAYEVKDGDVMHFRFNV, translated from the coding sequence TTGCTACGCGCCGGTATCGTCGGCCTTCCGAACGTCGGGAAGTCGACCCTCTTCAACGCCCTGACTCGCGCCGGAGCCATGGCGGCCAACTATCCGTTCTGCACCATCGACCCCAACGTCGGCATCGTCACGGTCCCCGACGAGCGCCTGGGCGTGCTGCAGGGCATCGTCAAGACCACGACCGTCATCCCGACCGCCATCGAGTTCGTGGACATCGCGGGGCTGGTGCGCGGCGCGAGCAAGGGCGAGGGTCTCGGCAACCAGTTCCTCGCCCACATCCGCGAGGTGGACGCCATCGTGCACGTGGTGCGCTGCTTCGAGGACGACAACATCACCCACGTGGACGGGGGGGTCGATCCCATCCGGGACATCGAGACCATCAACCTGGAGCTCGCGCTCGCGGATCTGGCCACCGTTGAGAAGATGCTGGATCGCAACCGCAAGATGGCCAAGACCGGCAACAAGGAAGCCCAGGCGATCATGGACGTGCTCGAGCCGATCCGGCTGGTGCTCGACCAGGGCAAGTGGGCCCGCACCGTCGAGCTCACGGACGAGCAGCAGGCGACCCTCAGGACCATCCCGCTCCTGACCAGCAAGCCCGTCATCTTCGCCGCGAACGTGGCCGAGGGCGACCTGGCCAACGCCGACGCGCTGCCCCTGGTCCAGAAGGTCAAGGAGTACGCCAAGGCCGAGAACGCCGAGTGCGTCAGCATCTCGGCCCAGATCGAGGCGGAGCTCTCGACCCTCAGCCCCGAGGAGGCCGCCGAGTACCTCGCGGACCTGGGCGTCAGCGAGTCGGGGCTCAGCAAGCTCATCAGCTCGACCTACCGGATCCTCGACCTCATCACCTACTTCACCGCGGGCGTCAAGGAGGTCCGCGCATGGACCATCACCAAGGGCACTCTCGCCCCCGGGGCCGCGGGCGTCATCCACTCCGACTTCGAGCGCGGCTTCATCCGCGCCGAGGTGACGGCCTACGGTGATCTCGTCACCGTCGGATCCGAGTCGGCCGCCAAGGAGAAGGGTCTCCTGCGCCTCGAGGGCAAGGCCTACGAGGTCAAGGACGGCGACGTGATGCATTTCCGCTTCAACGTGTAA
- a CDS encoding YebC/PmpR family DNA-binding transcriptional regulator: protein MGRKWENIKRSKGKLDSARSTVFARISREIIVAARQGGGDPAGNFRLRQAIERAKVSGLPNDNIARAIRKGTGEDASEVLDEITYEGYGPGGVAVIVEAMTENRNRTAADVRAAFNKAGGNMGEIGCVGWMFRRVGVVVVPNEDGTRSEEDLLLLAADAGAEDLRTEDGEIVIECPPEALEAVTEALSAAKVTIASADVSLVPTNSVIVEDHDIAKKLVKLMNALDDLADVQNVTTNFDLPEELMAELAHA, encoded by the coding sequence ATGGGACGCAAGTGGGAGAACATCAAACGCTCTAAGGGCAAGCTGGACTCGGCCCGCAGCACGGTTTTTGCCCGGATCTCGCGCGAGATCATCGTCGCGGCGCGCCAGGGCGGGGGGGACCCGGCTGGCAACTTCCGCCTGCGCCAGGCGATCGAGCGGGCGAAGGTGTCCGGCTTGCCGAACGACAACATCGCGCGGGCAATCCGGAAGGGCACGGGAGAGGACGCCTCGGAGGTCCTCGATGAGATCACTTACGAGGGCTACGGCCCGGGCGGCGTGGCCGTGATCGTGGAGGCCATGACCGAGAACCGCAACCGCACCGCAGCCGACGTCCGCGCGGCGTTCAACAAGGCGGGCGGGAACATGGGCGAGATCGGTTGCGTGGGCTGGATGTTCCGCCGCGTCGGCGTGGTGGTGGTTCCGAACGAGGATGGGACGCGTTCCGAGGAGGACCTTCTCCTCCTGGCCGCCGATGCCGGCGCCGAGGACCTCCGGACGGAGGACGGCGAGATCGTCATCGAATGTCCCCCTGAGGCCCTCGAAGCGGTCACGGAGGCTCTCAGCGCTGCCAAAGTCACCATCGCCAGCGCTGACGTCTCCCTTGTCCCCACCAACAGCGTCATCGTCGAGGACCACGACATCGCCAAGAAGCTTGTCAAGCTTATGAACGCCCTGGACGACCTGGCGGATGTTCAGAACGTGACAACAAACTTTGATCTTCCGGAAGAGTTGATGGCGGAGCTCGCGCACGCATAG
- a CDS encoding serine hydrolase domain-containing protein — MGLWKDCLMPREFLLSNKSSIRLHAILEQSLSETGALGATLALLVDGNVMFRAGLGGLADQPDAKFYAYSVTKSVLAALVLQLAEAGRLDLERPIRTWLPEVQVRTPITLRQLLNHTGGMPDYGGISSYQQAVRRSPETAWKPSRYMELLSDATLLFAPGQGWSYSNLGYMLISRVIEAVGGLTPDESLASRIAAPLGLTETRFVSSRADAMDLTPGFEGSPGRENIIARYDPGWVAHGVVRSTALELARLMEGVTGGRFLGEFWLGQMLSAVPVPGAISMGRDPGYGLGLMAETMPFGRVVGHNGEGPGYSVACWSLTAGGHRLVGACLVNQSIPNAAQTLLFRAFSAVLGA, encoded by the coding sequence ATGGGCCTCTGGAAGGATTGCTTGATGCCACGTGAGTTTCTGCTATCAAACAAATCGAGCATCCGACTCCACGCGATCCTCGAACAGTCGCTGAGTGAGACGGGGGCTCTTGGAGCCACCCTTGCCCTGCTGGTTGATGGCAATGTCATGTTCAGGGCGGGGCTTGGCGGGCTGGCAGACCAACCCGACGCCAAGTTCTATGCCTACAGCGTCACCAAGTCGGTCTTGGCCGCGCTCGTGCTGCAATTAGCAGAAGCGGGCCGCCTCGATCTCGAGCGCCCCATCCGCACCTGGCTTCCCGAAGTACAGGTCCGAACCCCCATTACCTTGCGCCAGTTGCTCAACCATACAGGTGGAATGCCGGATTACGGCGGGATATCGAGCTACCAACAGGCGGTTCGGAGATCACCGGAGACGGCCTGGAAGCCGAGCCGTTACATGGAGTTGCTTTCGGATGCAACGCTCTTGTTTGCGCCGGGGCAGGGCTGGAGCTATTCGAACCTCGGATACATGCTCATCAGCCGGGTCATCGAGGCGGTTGGCGGCCTTACCCCTGACGAGAGCCTGGCTTCCCGGATCGCTGCTCCCCTCGGCCTGACCGAGACGCGATTTGTTTCTAGCCGTGCCGATGCCATGGACTTGACCCCCGGGTTTGAGGGAAGCCCCGGCCGAGAGAACATCATCGCTCGCTACGATCCAGGCTGGGTAGCCCACGGGGTTGTTCGCTCGACCGCCCTGGAGCTTGCCAGGCTCATGGAGGGAGTGACAGGTGGTCGCTTCCTGGGTGAATTTTGGCTGGGGCAGATGCTCTCAGCGGTCCCAGTTCCAGGGGCGATTTCCATGGGACGAGACCCTGGCTATGGGCTCGGTCTGATGGCCGAGACCATGCCATTTGGCCGGGTCGTCGGTCACAACGGGGAAGGACCGGGATATTCGGTTGCGTGTTGGTCCTTGACCGCAGGGGGGCATCGGCTCGTAGGCGCTTGTCTGGTCAACCAATCGATTCCAAATGCTGCCCAGACCCTGCTCTTCAGGGCGTTTTCCGCCGTCCTGGGGGCCTAG
- a CDS encoding TetR/AcrR family transcriptional regulator: MRTAVRLADEKGVASLSMRKLAEQLGVEAMSLYYHVANKEEILDGMVDVVFSEIDLPTEEQDWRTAMRQRATSARAALLRHPWAIGLMESRRQPGPATFRHHDAVLGILRKAGFSLEMTAHAYSAIDTYLYGFALQELSLPFDTTKVPEAELAAFFDHMPAGAYPHLTEFALGHVLQPGYAYANEFMFGLDLILDGLERSREKA, from the coding sequence ATGCGCACAGCCGTGCGACTTGCCGACGAGAAAGGCGTCGCTTCGCTCTCGATGCGCAAACTCGCGGAGCAGCTCGGGGTGGAGGCCATGTCGCTGTACTACCACGTGGCCAACAAGGAAGAGATCCTCGATGGCATGGTCGACGTCGTGTTCAGCGAGATCGACCTACCCACCGAGGAGCAAGACTGGAGGACGGCCATGCGCCAGCGGGCCACCTCGGCCCGTGCCGCGCTCTTGCGACACCCCTGGGCCATCGGGCTCATGGAGTCGCGACGCCAGCCGGGCCCCGCTACGTTCCGTCACCACGACGCGGTCCTGGGGATTCTTCGAAAGGCTGGCTTCTCCCTGGAGATGACCGCGCATGCGTATTCGGCCATCGACACCTACCTCTATGGCTTTGCGCTGCAAGAGCTGAGCTTACCGTTCGACACCACGAAGGTGCCTGAGGCAGAATTGGCGGCCTTCTTCGATCACATGCCCGCCGGCGCGTACCCCCACCTCACCGAATTTGCCTTGGGACACGTCCTGCAGCCCGGCTACGCCTATGCCAATGAGTTCATGTTCGGGCTCGATCTCATCCTCGACGGCCTCGAACGGAGCCGCGAGAAGGCGTAG
- a CDS encoding NAD(P)-dependent alcohol dehydrogenase codes for MKAAVYRQYGSPEVVRIEEVAKPEPKDDEVLIRVKASTVSSGDWRARSLKMPAGFGLFARPVFGIFGPRQPILGTELAGEIEAVGKAVTKFKVGDAVFASSGFGMGCHAEYRTMPEDGPLVPIPAGASFEEAAAISFGGNTALYYLRDLGTIAAGDEVLIIGASGAVGSASVQLAKHFGARVTAVTSTPNVERVKTLGADRVIDYTTTSFLDDGKQYDLVFDTVGSIEYASCRAALKEEGRLLLCGASLPQMLKSMWDAKSSKQKVFAGAASERVENLRYLKDLVESGQYRPLIDRSYPLDRIVDAHAYVEAGRKRGSVVVTMARA; via the coding sequence ATGAAGGCCGCCGTTTACCGTCAATATGGTTCTCCGGAAGTGGTGCGCATCGAGGAGGTGGCCAAGCCCGAGCCGAAGGACGACGAGGTCTTGATCAGGGTCAAGGCCAGCACCGTGTCGTCTGGAGACTGGAGAGCGCGCAGCCTCAAAATGCCGGCCGGGTTCGGCCTTTTCGCGCGCCCGGTGTTCGGGATCTTCGGGCCGCGCCAGCCGATCCTCGGCACCGAGCTCGCCGGCGAGATCGAGGCGGTCGGCAAGGCCGTCACGAAGTTCAAGGTCGGCGACGCCGTGTTCGCGTCCTCCGGCTTCGGCATGGGCTGCCACGCTGAATACCGGACCATGCCCGAAGACGGGCCGCTCGTCCCCATTCCTGCCGGTGCGAGCTTCGAGGAAGCGGCGGCGATCTCGTTCGGCGGCAACACGGCGCTCTACTATCTGCGCGACCTCGGGACGATCGCGGCAGGCGACGAGGTCCTCATCATCGGGGCGTCCGGTGCCGTGGGCAGCGCCTCGGTGCAACTCGCCAAGCACTTCGGCGCCAGGGTCACCGCGGTGACGAGCACTCCCAACGTCGAGCGGGTGAAGACACTCGGAGCCGATCGCGTCATCGACTACACGACAACCAGCTTCCTGGACGACGGCAAGCAGTACGACCTCGTCTTCGACACCGTCGGGAGCATCGAGTATGCCTCCTGCCGCGCCGCGTTGAAGGAAGAAGGACGTCTCCTTCTCTGCGGTGCGAGCTTGCCCCAGATGCTCAAATCCATGTGGGATGCGAAGTCGAGCAAGCAGAAAGTCTTCGCGGGAGCGGCCTCGGAGCGCGTGGAGAACCTCCGTTACCTCAAGGATCTGGTCGAATCGGGCCAGTACCGGCCACTGATTGACCGTTCCTATCCCCTGGATCGAATCGTCGACGCGCACGCCTACGTCGAAGCTGGCCGCAAACGCGGCAGCGTCGTGGTCACCATGGCGCGAGCCTGA